From the genome of Streptomyces sp. S4.7:
TCACGACGGGCGCGGACGGGACATTCCGCTTCGTCGATCTGTCGTCCGGCGAGTACACGGTCATCGCCGCGGGCTATCCGCCGGTGGCCACCGTCCTGCGGATGGCGGGCGGCGGACGCACCGAGAGAGACCTGCAGCTGGGCCACGCGGACTGACCGGACCGGCGAGTGGATCAAGAGGCCGGTCACTGACTGAATTTCAGTCAACCTTCCAGCGTACGCGGGCGCACGATCCAATAGTTCATTGCCCGGCGCATTCCGTGTGCGGAGCCGTACCGTGGGTGCACAGCCGCAGATCCCGGCGGCGGGGAAGGAGCCTTCCACCCATGCACAGTGGCACTCCGTCGCTCCGGTCACGGCGCGGGCGCGCCGCGACCGGCCGGATTCCGCTTGCCGTGGTCGTCGTGGACGCCGACGGCCTCGTGTCGCACTGGTCGAGCGGCGCACGGCGGCTTTTCGGCCATTCCAAAGAGGCCGCGGTCGGCCAGCCGGCCGGCGATCTGATGCCGGTCTCGGGTGCGCTCACCGAGGACCGCACGGGACGGGTCAACGGCCCGTACGACCTCTATGGCGCCGACGACGAACTGGGCCCGGAGCTGCACGGGCGCAGCTCCTACCCGACCGCCGGCCGGGCGAAGCTCTCCGACCCGGGACGCCCCCGGCTCGACGTGCTGTGGTGGGCCTACCCGCTGGCCGGGCCGGGCGCCGGCCGCCATCTCGTACTCGCCGCGGACGTCGACCAGTTCCGCGTCGGCGACGCCGACAGCGGCCGGATAGCTCCGAGCTTCTCGCACCACACCGAGTTCGCCGACTCCCAGTCGCTCGCCGGCCGGCTCCCGCACATCCTGCCGAACATGAGCGTCGCGGAGTCGGAGCGCATCGTCGCCCAGATTCTCGAACTCGGCTATCCCGTGCTGGAGTTCAGTCACCACGACCGGGTCCCCGTCACCCCCGACTGGGGTGTGCCGCGCCGGGTGGCGGGACGGCCGGCCGGGGCGCACGGTACGGCGGAGCCGGGGGCCGCGGGCGCCGGTACCTCGTACGGCCACCCCGCCGCCTTGCCGGTGCCCGCGCCCGACCCCGAACTCGACCTGGAGTACGCGGCGGTCCGCGAACGGCTGGAGTTCCTCAACGAGGTCAGCGGGCTGATCGGCTCATCCCTCGATCTCGCGCGCACCATCCGCGAGGTCACCAGCGTGGCCGTGCCCCGCTTCACCGACTTCGCGGGCACCCATCTGCGCGCCGCCGTCCTGGCGGGAGAGGGTTTCCCCACGGGGCGCCCCGACGTCACGACCATCTGGCACCGGGTCTGGGTCGAGCACAACGACGAACCGGGCCGCTGGGACGACACGGTGCCGGTCGGCGAGGCCATCGCCTTCCCCGAACACACCCCCTTCTTCCAGTGCATGGTCACCGGCGAACCGGTCCTCATCCCCCGGCTCAGCGAGGAGGACGGCGACCGGATCTCGGCGCAGTTCGAGAAGCGCGACCTGCGCCCGCTCATCAACAACCGCTCCATGCTGCTGGTGCCGCTCAAGGCGCGCGACGTGGTGCTCGGCTTCATGGTGCTGATGCGGCGTCAGGGGCGGCGGCCCTTCGACGACATGGACCGCACCACCGGCGCCGAACTGGCCGCCAGGGCCGGTCTCGTCCTCGACAACGCCCGGATGTACACGTATCAGGAGAACGTCGCCGACACCCTCCAGGACAGCATGCTGCCGCAGGTCGCCACGCGCATGGCGGGCTGCGACATCGCCACCCGCTATCTGCCCGGCGCGCGGCTCGGCCGGATCGGCGGCGACTGGTTCGACTCCGTCAAACTGCCCGGCTCACGCACCGCGCTCGTCGTGGGTGACGTCATGGGCCACGGCCTCAACTCGGCGGCGATGATGGGCCAGTTGCGGACGGCCGTCCAGACGATGGCGACGATGGAGATGCCGCCCGCCCAACTGCTTCGTAATCTGGACGACTTGGCGCAGCGGCTGGGTGAGAACTATCTGGCGACCTGTCTGTACGCGGTGTACGACCCCATCCGCTCCGAGCTGCAGATCGCCAACGCCGGACACATCCCGCCCGTCCTGGTCCGTGCCACCGACGGCCGCAGCGAACTGCTCGACCTGCCGACCGGTGCCCCCATCGGCGTCGGCGGCGTGCCCTTCGAGACCGCGACCGTACGGGTCGGCCCCGGCGACCGGCTGGTGCTGTGCACCGACGGCCTGGTCGAGGTGCGGGGCCAGGACATCGGCGCCGGTCTCGCGGCGCTCTGCGAGTCGGCCGCGCATCCGGCCGCCTCCATGGACGGCGCCTGCGACACGATCATCCGCGCGCTCAACACCCAGGGCGGACGCAAGGACGACGTGGCCCTGTTGATGGCCAGGCTGAACGGCATACCGGACGGTGACGTCGCCGAGTGGCAGCTCGCGCTCGACCCGCGCGAGGTGGCGCGGGCCCGGCGTCTGGTGCGCGGCAAGCTCTGCGACTGGGATCTGCCGGGCGCCGTGGAGAACGCGGAGCTGATGGTCGGCGAGCTGGTCACCAACGCCGTGCGGCACGCGCGCATCCGCCATGTCGAGCTGCGACTGGTCCGTACGGACGCCCTGCTCTGCGAGGTCACCGACGACGAACCGGCCCCCGCGAGCCTGCTGGGCGCGACGGCCGACGACGAGTTCGGGCGGGGTCTGCGGATCGTGAGCCGGCTGGCCCGCGGCTGGGGGAGCAGCAGTTCGGCGCAGGGCAAGACCGTGTGGTTCGAACAGTCCCTGGCGGGAGAAGGGGCGTCCCAAGCGCGGAAGTGACGCGCCGTCAGTTCGCATTTGCCGGGGCCGAGTTCGGGAGGTCGTCACAGATGGGCGTTGCGGAGCGCTACCGGGATTCATGGGAAGGCTACTGGCGCGAGACGTCCGACGCGCCGGGCGAGGCGATCTGGGACTCCGACCCCTCCCTGACCGCCGAACCGCACTGCGCCATACTGCTGCCGCACACCGACCCGTCGCTGCCCGTGGCCGACCTCGGCTGCGGCAACGGCACCCAGACCCGTTATCTCGCCACCCGTTTCCCCCGCGCCGTCGGCGTCGACCTCTCGCACGCGGCGATCGAGCACGCCCGGCGCGCCGACACCGAGAAAGTGGCCGAGTTCGAGCAGCTCAGCCTCGTCGACCACGAAGCGGTCCGGGCGCTGTCGGCGCGGCTCGGCGACACCCATGTCTATATGCGCGCCGTGATCCACCAGAGCGAACCGCGGGACCGGCCCGCCGTCGCCGCGTCGGTCGCCGCGCTGCTCGGTGAGCGCGGCAGGGCCTTCGTCGTGGAGCTGACCTCCGGGTCCAGGGCGCTGTTCCAGCGGGCGGCCGCGGATCCCGGCGGACCGCCCGCGAAGCTGCGGCGGGTCTTCGACCACGGACTGAGACCGGCCGGGGCCGCCGACGACGAAGTGCCGCGGCTGCTGGGCGAGGCGGGCCTGCGGATCATCGACAGCGGGGACACCACGCTGCCGCAGACGGAGTACCTGGCCGACGGCACCCGGATCGACCTGCCCGCCAGATGGTTCGTCCTGAGCGCTGCCTGACGGGCGTGGCGCTGGTCGGCGCGGCGGTGACGGGCCCGCGCCCGGTCACCAACACGCCGGCGGTCACCGGCGCGCCCGACAACCCGGGCGGCCGCCGCGTCCCTCGCCCTGTCGGCCCGGTTCTTCGGCGGAGCCGCGGCGGCGCCCGTCCGGCCGCCGGTGTACCACGCGTACGGGGACCTGGGGTTCGCCGCGGCGGGAGGCGCGCCCCCGGTGGCACCGGCCGTACTCGTCAGATCGGCGCGGAGCGCGTCCGGAACCGCTCGGACCGGTCCGCGACCTGTGTGAAAGATCCTTGGCCCCGGAATTCGGCGGCGGGTACCGTGGGCGAAATGAAGATCCTGATCAGCGCCGACATGGAAGGCGCCACCGGTGTGACCTGGCCGGCGGACGTCCTGCCGGGGACGCCGCAGTGGGAGCGCTGCCGCACCCTCTTCACCTCGGATGTGAACGCCGCCGTCCTCGGTTTCCTGGACGGCGGCGCCGACGACGTGCTGATCAACGAGGCGCACTGGTCCATGCGCAACCTGCTCCTCGAAGAGCTCGACGACCGGGCCCAGTTGCTCACCGGGCGGCACAAGACGCTGAGCATGGTCGAAGGCGTCCAGCACGGTGACGTCGACGCCATCGCCTTCATCGGCTACCACACGGGCGCGGGCACGGAGGGCGTCCTCGCGCACACGTACCTCGCCAACTCCGTCACCGGAGTCTGGCTGAACGGCGCGCGAGCGAGCGAGGGACTGCTCAACGCCCATGTCGTCGCCGAGTACGGCGTCCCCGTGGTCCTGGTCACCGGCGACGACCTGACCTGCCGGGACGCGGACGGCTACGCGCCCGGCGCCCGCAAGGTCGCGGTGAAGGACTACGTCTCCCGGTACGCGGCGGTCTGCCGCACCCCGGCGCGTACGGCGGCCGACATCCGCGCGGCGGCCCAGGAGGCGACCGCTCTGGCCGTACGGTACGAACCGGTCGACGGGGGCCCGTTCACCATCGAGCTGGAGTTCGACGCCGAGCATCTCGCCGGGGCCGCCACGGTCGTGCCCGGAGTGGTGGGCAGCGGCGAACGACGTGTCGCCTACACGACCGGGACGATGTACGACGGCATTCGCACCTTCAAGGCGGTCACCACGATCGTCTCGGCCGCGGTGGAGGAGCAGTATGGCTGACATGACGCCCGACAAGACGCCCGCCGGTTCGCCCGGCACGACGCCCGAGGACACTGGTCCCGACCGGGCCGACGCCATCGACATGGTGGCCCTGGACGAGGCGGTGTCCTTCACCTCCGAGCTCATCCGCATCGACACGACCAACCGGGGCAACGGCGACTGCTACGAGCGCCCCGCCGCCGAGTACGTCGCGGAGCGGCTGGCGGCGGCCGGACTGGAGCCCACGCTCCTCGAACGCACCCCCGGCCGCACCAACGTGGTCGCGCGCATCCCCGGCACCGACCCGGGCGCCGACGCGCTCCTGGTCCACGGCCATCTGGACGTGGTGCCCGCCGAGCCCGCCGACTGGTCCGTGCACCCCTTCTCCGGCGAGGTCAGGGACGGCGTCGTCTGGGGCCGCG
Proteins encoded in this window:
- a CDS encoding SpoIIE family protein phosphatase, encoding MHSGTPSLRSRRGRAATGRIPLAVVVVDADGLVSHWSSGARRLFGHSKEAAVGQPAGDLMPVSGALTEDRTGRVNGPYDLYGADDELGPELHGRSSYPTAGRAKLSDPGRPRLDVLWWAYPLAGPGAGRHLVLAADVDQFRVGDADSGRIAPSFSHHTEFADSQSLAGRLPHILPNMSVAESERIVAQILELGYPVLEFSHHDRVPVTPDWGVPRRVAGRPAGAHGTAEPGAAGAGTSYGHPAALPVPAPDPELDLEYAAVRERLEFLNEVSGLIGSSLDLARTIREVTSVAVPRFTDFAGTHLRAAVLAGEGFPTGRPDVTTIWHRVWVEHNDEPGRWDDTVPVGEAIAFPEHTPFFQCMVTGEPVLIPRLSEEDGDRISAQFEKRDLRPLINNRSMLLVPLKARDVVLGFMVLMRRQGRRPFDDMDRTTGAELAARAGLVLDNARMYTYQENVADTLQDSMLPQVATRMAGCDIATRYLPGARLGRIGGDWFDSVKLPGSRTALVVGDVMGHGLNSAAMMGQLRTAVQTMATMEMPPAQLLRNLDDLAQRLGENYLATCLYAVYDPIRSELQIANAGHIPPVLVRATDGRSELLDLPTGAPIGVGGVPFETATVRVGPGDRLVLCTDGLVEVRGQDIGAGLAALCESAAHPAASMDGACDTIIRALNTQGGRKDDVALLMARLNGIPDGDVAEWQLALDPREVARARRLVRGKLCDWDLPGAVENAELMVGELVTNAVRHARIRHVELRLVRTDALLCEVTDDEPAPASLLGATADDEFGRGLRIVSRLARGWGSSSSAQGKTVWFEQSLAGEGASQARK
- a CDS encoding class I SAM-dependent methyltransferase; the encoded protein is MGVAERYRDSWEGYWRETSDAPGEAIWDSDPSLTAEPHCAILLPHTDPSLPVADLGCGNGTQTRYLATRFPRAVGVDLSHAAIEHARRADTEKVAEFEQLSLVDHEAVRALSARLGDTHVYMRAVIHQSEPRDRPAVAASVAALLGERGRAFVVELTSGSRALFQRAAADPGGPPAKLRRVFDHGLRPAGAADDEVPRLLGEAGLRIIDSGDTTLPQTEYLADGTRIDLPARWFVLSAA
- a CDS encoding M55 family metallopeptidase, with the protein product MKILISADMEGATGVTWPADVLPGTPQWERCRTLFTSDVNAAVLGFLDGGADDVLINEAHWSMRNLLLEELDDRAQLLTGRHKTLSMVEGVQHGDVDAIAFIGYHTGAGTEGVLAHTYLANSVTGVWLNGARASEGLLNAHVVAEYGVPVVLVTGDDLTCRDADGYAPGARKVAVKDYVSRYAAVCRTPARTAADIRAAAQEATALAVRYEPVDGGPFTIELEFDAEHLAGAATVVPGVVGSGERRVAYTTGTMYDGIRTFKAVTTIVSAAVEEQYG